In one Bradyrhizobium cosmicum genomic region, the following are encoded:
- a CDS encoding zinc-binding dehydrogenase — protein sequence MKAYVYGADGARISDVAQPKPKGTQVLVRVRACGLNRADTGMRKGHAHGAAGGVGTVLGMEWAGEVAELGPDAKGVKVGDRIMGSGGAAFAEYTLADHGRLFRAPSNMNFEEAATLPVALATMHNAVVTVGGVQPGQSVLIQGASSGVGLMAMQIAKLKGARLVIGSSTDAYRRGRLTDYGADLAVDSSDPKWVDEVLKATGGEGVDLIVDQVSGQVANQNLAATRIKGRIVNVGRLGGTHADFNFDLHAARRISYIGVTFRTRTIEEVREIFDEVRKDIWGAVESRKLQLPIDKVYAFDDIDQAFAHMEANKHLGKIVVTV from the coding sequence ATGAAGGCTTACGTCTATGGCGCTGACGGCGCTCGGATTTCCGACGTCGCTCAACCAAAACCAAAGGGCACGCAAGTGCTGGTGCGTGTCCGTGCGTGCGGGCTGAACCGCGCCGACACCGGCATGCGCAAGGGCCACGCCCACGGCGCGGCCGGCGGCGTCGGCACCGTGCTCGGCATGGAATGGGCCGGCGAGGTTGCCGAACTCGGACCCGATGCGAAGGGCGTGAAGGTCGGCGACCGCATCATGGGCTCGGGCGGCGCGGCATTCGCCGAATACACGCTGGCCGATCACGGCCGGCTGTTCCGCGCCCCCTCGAACATGAATTTCGAAGAGGCTGCCACCCTCCCCGTCGCGCTCGCGACCATGCACAACGCCGTCGTCACCGTCGGCGGCGTGCAGCCGGGCCAGAGCGTGCTGATCCAGGGCGCCAGCTCCGGCGTCGGCCTGATGGCGATGCAGATCGCCAAGCTCAAGGGCGCCCGGCTCGTGATCGGCTCGTCGACAGATGCCTATCGGCGCGGCCGGCTGACGGACTACGGCGCCGACCTCGCGGTCGACTCCTCCGACCCCAAATGGGTCGACGAGGTCCTGAAGGCGACCGGCGGCGAAGGCGTCGACCTCATCGTCGACCAGGTCTCCGGCCAGGTCGCCAACCAGAACCTGGCCGCGACCCGGATCAAGGGCCGGATCGTCAATGTCGGCCGGCTCGGCGGCACCCATGCCGACTTCAACTTCGACCTGCATGCCGCCCGCCGCATCAGCTATATCGGCGTCACCTTCCGCACCCGCACCATCGAGGAGGTCCGCGAGATCTTCGACGAAGTCCGCAAGGACATCTGGGGCGCGGTGGAGTCGCGCAAGCTGCAACTGCCGATCGACAAGGTGTACGCGTTCGACGACATCGACCAGGCCTTTGCGCACATGGAGGCGAACAAGCACCTGGGGAAGATCGTCGTGACGGTGTGA
- a CDS encoding formate dehydrogenase subunit gamma produces MTTVYEPSHETSHEPWDETRGAEIIAEHSKQEGATLVVLHALQEAFGYVPEAAIPMVAQALNLSRAEVHGVVTFYHDFRHKPAGRHVLKLCRAEACQAAGGDALAARAEAKLGVPLGNTTADDRVTLEPIYCLGLCATAPSAMLDGRLVGRLDEKRLDALVAEAQR; encoded by the coding sequence ATGACAACGGTTTACGAGCCTTCGCACGAGACTTCGCACGAGCCTTGGGACGAAACGCGCGGCGCCGAGATCATCGCCGAACATTCCAAACAGGAAGGCGCAACGCTGGTCGTTCTGCACGCCCTTCAGGAGGCGTTCGGCTATGTGCCGGAGGCCGCCATTCCCATGGTCGCGCAGGCGCTGAATCTGTCCCGCGCCGAGGTGCATGGCGTGGTCACGTTCTATCATGATTTCAGGCACAAGCCGGCCGGCCGCCACGTGCTGAAACTCTGCCGCGCGGAGGCCTGTCAGGCCGCGGGCGGGGATGCGCTGGCAGCGCGCGCAGAAGCAAAGCTCGGCGTGCCGCTCGGCAACACGACCGCCGACGATCGCGTCACACTGGAGCCGATCTACTGCCTCGGCCTGTGCGCAACCGCGCCATCGGCGATGCTCGACGGCCGCCTCGTTGGCCGGCTCGACGAGAAGCGCCTCGATGCGCTGGTTGCGGAGGCTCAGCGATGA
- a CDS encoding NAD(P)H-dependent flavin oxidoreductase, giving the protein MLQTRFTRLVGVEHPIVQGGMQWVGRAELVAAVANAGALGFITALTQPTPEDLRKEIARCRDLTDKPFGVNLTILPAIKPPPYAEYRAAIIESGITVVETAGNKPQEHVDEFKKHGVKVVHKCTSVRHALSAERMGVDAISIDGFECAGHPGEDDTPGLILIPAAANKIKIPMIASGGFADARGLVAALALGAEGINMGTRFMATKESPIHQLIKEKIVANDERETELIFRTMRNTSRVARNAISTKVVAMEKEGAKFEDIRELVAGARGKMVYATGDSDEGIWSAGQVQGLIQDIPSCAELVSRIVREAEAIIRGRLEGMIVHPTAQAAE; this is encoded by the coding sequence ATGTTGCAGACACGGTTCACCAGGCTCGTCGGCGTCGAGCACCCCATCGTCCAGGGCGGCATGCAATGGGTCGGGCGCGCCGAGCTGGTCGCCGCCGTTGCCAATGCCGGCGCGCTCGGCTTCATCACGGCGCTGACCCAGCCGACCCCGGAGGATCTGAGGAAGGAGATCGCGCGCTGCCGCGACCTCACCGACAAGCCGTTCGGCGTCAACCTCACGATCCTGCCCGCGATCAAGCCGCCGCCCTACGCCGAATACCGTGCCGCCATCATCGAGAGCGGCATCACCGTGGTCGAGACCGCCGGCAACAAGCCACAGGAGCATGTCGACGAGTTCAAGAAGCACGGCGTCAAGGTCGTGCACAAATGCACCAGCGTCCGCCATGCCCTCTCGGCCGAGCGCATGGGCGTCGATGCCATCTCGATCGACGGGTTCGAATGCGCCGGCCATCCCGGCGAGGATGACACCCCCGGCCTGATCCTGATCCCGGCAGCGGCCAACAAGATCAAGATTCCGATGATCGCCTCGGGCGGCTTTGCCGACGCCCGCGGCCTGGTCGCCGCATTGGCGCTGGGAGCCGAGGGCATCAACATGGGCACCCGCTTCATGGCCACCAAAGAGAGCCCGATCCACCAGCTCATCAAGGAGAAGATCGTCGCCAACGACGAGCGCGAGACCGAGCTGATCTTCCGCACCATGCGCAACACCTCGCGCGTCGCCAGGAACGCGATCTCGACCAAGGTCGTGGCGATGGAGAAGGAAGGCGCCAAGTTCGAGGACATCCGCGAGCTCGTTGCGGGCGCCCGCGGCAAGATGGTCTATGCCACCGGCGATTCCGACGAGGGCATCTGGTCGGCTGGCCAGGTGCAGGGCCTGATCCAGGATATTCCGAGCTGTGCCGAGCTCGTCTCCCGCATCGTGCGTGAGGCGGAGGCCATCATCCGCGGCCGGCTCGAAGGCATGATCGTTCATCCGACGGCGCAAGCTGCGGAATAA
- a CDS encoding cation-efflux pump: MTSQHSKTSVAAISIFVSGGMAAAKFAVGIAIGSLALISEALHSSVDLIATIITWAVVRVSDKPADDEHHYGHGKLESISALGVTALLYVLAGGILVESYSRLREGTPPPSISAVPFVVLVIDIVVNFWRARALHRAARETGSQALAADALHFASDVMGSFAVIAGLILAALGFWWGDAAAAAAVAVMIALLGLRMAGSTVQTLVDRAPEGAHEKATAAIRSVPGVIDVERLRVRMVGATTFIDTIAKVPRTYPIDRVEEIKRKAQAAVETAFGDTDLTFTAVPVARDNETVRDRIMVIAHNSGLAVHHVTVHDLGGKLIVSIDLEVDARMQLDAAHDVANTLERNIQEEFGADVEVDVHIEPLEPELPFGVDAAPERVQTIAAALIEYAAGGEIHDIHNVRVRDTEGGEIVNFHCRAAPSMSVIKVHEHVDAIERKLRRAFPSVKRVISHAEPPRA; the protein is encoded by the coding sequence ATGACCTCCCAGCACAGCAAAACCTCGGTCGCCGCGATCTCGATCTTCGTCAGCGGCGGCATGGCGGCGGCCAAGTTCGCAGTCGGAATCGCGATCGGCTCGCTCGCGCTGATCTCCGAAGCCCTGCACTCCTCGGTCGACCTGATCGCGACCATCATCACCTGGGCGGTGGTGCGGGTCTCCGACAAGCCGGCGGACGACGAGCACCATTACGGCCACGGCAAGCTGGAGAGCATTTCCGCGCTCGGAGTCACCGCCTTGCTCTACGTGCTGGCCGGCGGCATCCTGGTGGAGTCCTATAGCCGGCTGCGCGAGGGAACCCCGCCGCCGAGCATTTCGGCCGTGCCGTTCGTGGTGCTGGTGATCGACATCGTCGTCAATTTCTGGCGTGCCCGCGCGCTGCACCGCGCCGCGCGCGAGACCGGGAGCCAGGCGCTCGCGGCCGATGCGCTCCATTTCGCCTCGGATGTCATGGGCTCGTTCGCCGTGATCGCGGGCCTGATCCTCGCCGCCCTCGGTTTCTGGTGGGGCGACGCGGCCGCCGCCGCCGCGGTTGCCGTGATGATCGCCCTGCTCGGCCTGCGCATGGCCGGCTCGACCGTACAGACGCTGGTCGACCGTGCGCCGGAAGGCGCGCATGAAAAGGCCACGGCCGCGATCCGCAGCGTTCCCGGCGTGATCGACGTCGAGCGGCTGCGGGTGCGCATGGTCGGGGCGACCACCTTCATCGACACCATCGCAAAGGTGCCGCGGACCTATCCGATCGACCGCGTCGAGGAGATCAAGCGCAAGGCGCAGGCCGCCGTCGAGACGGCATTCGGCGATACCGACCTCACCTTCACCGCGGTCCCCGTCGCGCGCGACAACGAGACCGTGCGCGACCGCATCATGGTGATCGCGCACAATTCGGGCCTGGCCGTCCACCACGTCACGGTGCACGACCTGGGCGGCAAGCTGATCGTCAGCATCGACCTGGAGGTCGACGCCCGGATGCAGCTCGATGCCGCCCATGACGTCGCCAACACGCTGGAGCGGAACATCCAGGAGGAGTTCGGCGCCGACGTCGAGGTCGACGTCCACATCGAGCCGCTGGAACCGGAACTGCCGTTCGGGGTCGATGCCGCGCCGGAACGGGTGCAGACTATTGCCGCCGCCCTCATTGAATATGCCGCCGGCGGCGAGATCCACGACATTCATAACGTGCGCGTGCGCGACACCGAGGGCGGCGAGATCGTCAACTTCCACTGCCGCGCGGCGCCGTCGATGAGCGTGATCAAGGTGCACGAGCATGTCGACGCGATCGAGCGCAAGCTGCGCCGTGCCTTCCCGAGCGTGAAGCGGGTCATCAGCCACGCCGAGCCGCCGCGCGCGTGA
- a CDS encoding LysR family transcriptional regulator, with product MLDKLELLLALAKERHFGRAAEACGVTQPTMSTGLKQLEEILGVMLVQRGSRFQGFTPEGERALDWARRIVGDARAMRDEINGLKHQLSGEIRIAAIPTVLGMVAALTTPFRARHPEVRFRIQSTTSSEVLGLLENLEVDAGLTYIENEPIGKVRTIPLYNESYRLLTAPDGMFGDRETVTWQEVGQVPLCLLTPDMQNRRIIDRALRSVGAEATPTLTSNSLLVLFTHVKTGRWASVMPAKLAETLGLSDTVRSIPITDPDVNYSIGMVIPQRDPMTPLIAALVNVAREVAPSLQM from the coding sequence TTGCTCGACAAGCTTGAACTGCTGCTGGCGCTCGCGAAGGAGCGGCATTTCGGACGCGCGGCCGAGGCCTGCGGCGTGACGCAGCCGACCATGTCGACCGGGCTGAAGCAGCTCGAGGAGATCCTCGGCGTGATGCTGGTTCAGCGCGGCTCACGCTTTCAGGGCTTTACGCCCGAAGGCGAGCGGGCGCTGGACTGGGCGCGGCGGATCGTGGGCGATGCCCGCGCGATGCGTGACGAGATCAACGGGCTGAAGCATCAGCTTTCCGGCGAGATCCGCATCGCCGCGATCCCGACCGTGCTCGGGATGGTCGCCGCGCTGACGACGCCATTCCGCGCCCGCCACCCCGAGGTGCGCTTCCGCATCCAGTCCACCACCTCATCGGAGGTGCTGGGGCTGCTCGAAAATCTCGAGGTAGATGCGGGGCTGACCTATATCGAGAATGAACCGATCGGGAAGGTGCGCACCATCCCGCTCTACAACGAGAGCTATCGCCTCCTGACCGCGCCCGACGGGATGTTCGGCGATCGCGAGACGGTGACGTGGCAGGAGGTCGGGCAGGTGCCGCTGTGCCTGCTCACGCCCGACATGCAGAACCGCCGCATCATCGACCGCGCGTTGCGCTCGGTCGGCGCGGAGGCGACGCCGACCTTGACCTCGAATTCCCTGCTCGTGCTGTTCACGCATGTGAAGACGGGACGCTGGGCGAGCGTGATGCCGGCGAAGCTGGCCGAAACGCTCGGCCTGTCCGATACGGTGCGTTCGATCCCGATCACCGATCCCGATGTCAATTACAGCATCGGCATGGTGATCCCGCAGCGCGACCCGATGACGCCGCTGATCGCCGCGTTGGTCAATGTCGCGCGTGAGGTCGCGCCGTCGCTGCAAATGTAG
- a CDS encoding PAS domain-containing sensor histidine kinase — protein MARADAANACVQSDSIKGLAQSIAKPAYHRLLIAEPALRRAVPTLIIAFLITICLGAFVQVVDQTRQKRLVIRHDISALADLLAERLDRLTSSRQERLRNIESLPALLPDLIPTWGTASGRHVIVTSAGIDRRILARIPVDNDPSGNDRLLDAITTAQMLAAPPRDNTISDMTLPNGNAAMATSRQIKSMPGLVTVIQERNEPIWGSDAALSVTLSATTGFVVLILGFAFHWQSTRAREGDLINDAVRGRIDTALNRGRCGLWDWDLSRGRIFWSQSMFSMLGLDGRNELLTFGEVNALVKSDDIDLFEIADQLISGQIAHIDQTFRMQHVDGHWIWLRVRCEKTSGATDSSVHLIGIAVDITEQKSLAERTVEADLRLRDAIETIPEAFVLWDASDRLVLCNSHFQRLHKLPDSAVIPGTSYETVLEVGRMPEVRTRHNETASQGPGARTFEAQLDDSSWLHISERRTKDGGYVSVGTDITRIKEHEQKLVDNDLRLRATVIDLKRSQAALERQTNELADLAEKYQREKTRAEEANQTKSKFLANMSHELRTPLNAIIGFSEIMGSGMFGELGSEKYQEYCHDILTSGHYLLEVINDILDMSKIEAGRMKLDMEELDLAQTLAESLRVVTGRAQDKNLTLDADIETSISVVADRRATKQIIVNLLSNAVKFTPDGGRIVVRSRQLDDRIVLMIADTGIGIAQHSLARLGRPFEQVESQLTKTYHGSGLGLAIARSLAQLHGGSMRLRSKINVGTVVRVTLPRDAIKAASGISAAA, from the coding sequence ATGGCGCGTGCAGACGCCGCGAACGCGTGCGTCCAATCCGATTCGATCAAGGGATTGGCGCAATCGATCGCGAAACCTGCCTATCATCGGCTCCTGATCGCGGAGCCGGCGCTGCGCCGCGCCGTGCCGACGCTCATCATCGCCTTCCTGATCACGATCTGCCTCGGCGCATTCGTGCAAGTCGTCGACCAGACGCGCCAGAAGCGGCTGGTGATCCGCCACGACATCTCGGCCCTCGCCGACCTGCTCGCCGAGCGCCTCGACCGCCTGACGTCGTCACGCCAAGAGCGCCTGAGGAACATCGAGAGCCTGCCGGCCCTGCTGCCCGATCTCATCCCGACCTGGGGCACGGCCTCCGGCCGCCACGTCATCGTCACCTCGGCCGGCATCGACCGCCGCATCCTCGCCCGCATTCCCGTCGACAACGATCCTTCGGGCAACGACCGCCTGCTCGACGCGATCACGACGGCGCAAATGCTGGCGGCGCCTCCTCGCGACAACACCATCTCCGACATGACGCTGCCGAACGGCAACGCCGCGATGGCGACCTCGCGGCAGATCAAGTCGATGCCGGGGCTCGTCACCGTGATCCAGGAGCGCAACGAGCCAATCTGGGGCTCGGACGCCGCGCTCTCGGTGACGCTGTCGGCGACTACCGGCTTCGTCGTGCTGATCCTCGGCTTCGCCTTCCACTGGCAGTCGACCCGCGCCCGCGAGGGCGACCTCATCAACGACGCCGTGCGCGGCCGCATCGATACCGCGCTCAACCGCGGCCGCTGCGGATTGTGGGACTGGGACCTGTCGCGCGGCCGGATCTTCTGGTCGCAATCGATGTTCTCGATGCTCGGCCTCGACGGCCGCAACGAGCTCCTGACCTTCGGCGAGGTCAATGCGCTGGTGAAGTCCGACGACATCGACCTGTTCGAGATCGCCGACCAGCTCATTTCGGGTCAGATCGCTCACATCGACCAGACCTTCCGCATGCAGCATGTCGACGGCCACTGGATCTGGCTGCGCGTCCGCTGCGAGAAGACGAGCGGGGCGACCGATTCCAGCGTGCACCTGATCGGCATCGCCGTCGACATCACAGAGCAGAAGAGCCTCGCCGAACGGACCGTCGAAGCCGACCTCCGCCTGCGCGACGCCATCGAGACCATTCCGGAAGCGTTCGTGCTGTGGGACGCGAGCGACCGCCTGGTGCTCTGCAACTCGCACTTCCAGCGCCTGCACAAGCTGCCTGACAGCGCCGTCATCCCCGGCACCTCCTACGAGACCGTTCTGGAAGTCGGCCGCATGCCGGAGGTGCGCACCCGCCACAACGAGACCGCGAGCCAGGGTCCGGGCGCGCGCACCTTCGAGGCCCAGCTCGACGACAGCAGCTGGCTGCACATCAGCGAGCGCCGCACCAAGGACGGCGGCTACGTCTCGGTCGGCACCGACATCACCCGGATCAAGGAGCACGAGCAGAAGCTGGTCGACAACGATCTGCGCCTGCGTGCCACCGTCATCGACCTGAAGCGCTCGCAGGCGGCCCTGGAGCGGCAGACCAATGAGCTGGCCGATCTCGCCGAGAAATACCAGCGCGAGAAGACCCGCGCCGAGGAAGCCAACCAGACCAAGTCGAAATTCCTCGCCAATATGAGCCACGAGCTGCGCACGCCGCTCAACGCCATCATCGGCTTCTCCGAGATCATGGGCTCGGGCATGTTCGGTGAGCTCGGCAGCGAGAAGTACCAGGAATACTGCCACGACATCCTAACCAGCGGCCACTACCTGCTCGAGGTCATCAACGACATCCTCGACATGTCCAAGATCGAAGCCGGCCGCATGAAGCTCGACATGGAAGAGCTCGACCTCGCACAGACGCTGGCGGAATCCCTGCGGGTCGTCACCGGCCGTGCCCAGGACAAGAATCTGACGCTCGATGCCGATATCGAGACGTCCATCTCGGTCGTCGCGGACCGCCGCGCCACCAAGCAGATCATCGTCAACCTGCTCTCCAACGCGGTGAAATTCACCCCCGACGGCGGCCGCATCGTGGTTCGCAGCCGGCAGCTCGACGACAGGATCGTGCTGATGATCGCCGATACCGGCATCGGGATCGCGCAGCATTCGCTGGCACGGCTCGGCCGCCCGTTCGAGCAGGTCGAGAGCCAGCTCACCAAGACCTATCACGGCTCCGGCCTCGGGCTCGCGATCGCCCGTTCGCTGGCGCAGCTCCACGGCGGTTCGATGCGGCTGCGCTCGAAGATCAACGTGGGCACCGTCGTGCGCGTGACGCTGCCCCGCGATGCGATCAAGGCGGCGTCCGGGATATCGGCCGCGGCCTGA
- a CDS encoding formate dehydrogenase beta subunit, which yields MSMRLFVSRDAGAIAVGADEVAIALQQAAAKRGVAIEIVRTGSRGLYWLEPLVEIATPQGRIAFGPVTEADVPSLLDALASNTPHLLRLGATDEIPWLKRQTRLTFARCGVIDPRSLDDYRAHGGYKGLERALSLGSDAILNEVTASGLRGRGGAGFPTGIKWKTVAQAKADRKFIVCNADEGDSGTFADRMIMEGDPFLVIEGMTIAGITVGATKGYIYTRSEYPHAVEAMKAAIVAARRGGYLGSKIGGSTYDFDLEVRVGAGAYVCGEETSLLESLEGRRGIVRAKPPLPAHHGLFGKPTAINNILSLAAIPFILAEGAKAYAEYGMGRSRGTMPIQLAGNLRYGGLFETAFGVTLGELVDDIGGGTFTGRPVRAVQVGGPLGAYFPRALFDTPFDYEAFTARDGLIGHGGIVVFDDSVDMRKQARFAMEFCAIESCGKCTPCRIGSTRGVETIEKIIRGERVSENLALVEDLCNTMKFGSLCALGGFTPYPVLSALRHFREDFVPAPTTLQAAE from the coding sequence ATGAGTATGCGTCTATTCGTCTCACGCGACGCCGGTGCAATTGCCGTCGGAGCCGACGAGGTTGCGATTGCGCTGCAGCAGGCCGCGGCCAAGCGCGGCGTTGCGATCGAGATCGTCAGAACCGGCTCGCGCGGCCTGTACTGGCTGGAGCCCCTGGTCGAGATTGCGACGCCGCAGGGGCGGATCGCCTTCGGCCCCGTGACCGAGGCCGATGTCCCCTCCCTGCTCGACGCGCTCGCCAGCAACACGCCGCATCTGCTGCGGCTCGGCGCAACCGACGAGATTCCCTGGCTGAAGCGCCAGACCCGCCTCACGTTTGCCCGCTGCGGCGTAATCGACCCGCGCTCGCTCGACGACTACCGCGCCCATGGCGGCTACAAGGGCCTGGAGCGCGCGCTGTCGCTCGGCTCCGACGCGATCCTCAACGAAGTGACGGCGTCCGGCCTGCGCGGTCGTGGCGGCGCGGGCTTCCCGACCGGCATCAAGTGGAAGACGGTTGCGCAGGCCAAGGCCGACCGCAAGTTCATCGTCTGCAACGCCGACGAGGGCGACAGCGGCACTTTCGCCGACCGCATGATCATGGAGGGCGATCCCTTCCTGGTCATCGAGGGCATGACCATCGCGGGCATCACCGTCGGCGCCACCAAAGGCTACATCTACACCCGCAGCGAATATCCGCACGCGGTCGAGGCCATGAAAGCCGCCATTGTGGCGGCCCGGCGCGGCGGTTATCTCGGCAGCAAGATCGGCGGGTCCACCTACGATTTCGATCTCGAAGTGCGCGTCGGCGCCGGCGCCTATGTCTGCGGCGAGGAGACGTCGCTGCTTGAGAGCCTCGAAGGCCGCCGCGGCATCGTGCGCGCCAAGCCGCCGCTCCCGGCCCATCACGGCCTGTTCGGCAAGCCAACCGCGATCAACAACATCCTGTCGCTGGCCGCGATCCCCTTCATCCTAGCCGAGGGCGCCAAGGCCTATGCCGAATACGGCATGGGCCGTTCGCGCGGCACGATGCCGATCCAGCTCGCCGGCAATCTCCGCTACGGCGGGCTGTTCGAGACGGCGTTCGGCGTCACGCTTGGCGAACTCGTCGACGATATCGGCGGCGGCACGTTCACGGGCCGCCCCGTTCGCGCGGTTCAGGTCGGCGGCCCGCTCGGCGCCTATTTTCCACGCGCGCTATTTGACACGCCGTTCGACTACGAAGCCTTCACCGCACGCGACGGCCTGATCGGCCATGGCGGCATCGTCGTGTTCGACGACAGCGTCGACATGCGCAAGCAGGCGCGCTTCGCCATGGAGTTCTGCGCCATCGAATCCTGCGGCAAGTGCACGCCCTGCCGGATCGGTTCGACCCGCGGCGTCGAGACGATCGAGAAGATCATCCGCGGCGAGCGCGTCAGCGAAAACCTCGCGCTCGTCGAGGACCTCTGCAACACCATGAAATTCGGCTCGCTCTGCGCACTCGGCGGCTTCACGCCCTACCCCGTGCTCAGCGCATTGAGGCACTTCCGGGAGGATTTCGTCCCGGCGCCAACCACGCTTCAGGCCGCGGAATAG